A single window of Salminus brasiliensis chromosome 18, fSalBra1.hap2, whole genome shotgun sequence DNA harbors:
- the gpr185a gene encoding G-protein coupled receptor 12, protein MSNPLPNASSSTPSVPDAPGGRNASSTPPTAAAGAPLPVNPWDVALCVAGTLVSCENALVIALVAHAPSPRAPAFVLIASLALADLLAGLGLVLNFAVAYAVAEPGVVSLLSAGLLISAFSASVLNVLAITVDRYLSLYGALTYHTERAATFTYAVVALAWLTSALLGALPALGWNCLEDEATCSVCRPVNKSNAAALAVSFLLVFALILQLYLQICKIAFRHAQQIAVQRHFMSASHASSTTKGVSTLSAILGTFALCWVPFAMYSLVADTRYPAVYTYATALPAICSSIFNPIIYAFRNPDIQRSLRLACCGCLPYGFASRSRTPSDV, encoded by the coding sequence ATGAGTAACCCTCTCCCCAACgcctcctcctccaccccctcTGTCCCGGACGCGCCCGGGGGCAGGAACGCGTCGTCCACGCCACCCACCGCCGCCGCCGGCGCCCCCTTGCCCGTCAACCCGTGGGACGTGGCGCTGTGCGTGGCCGGCACTCTGGTGTCGTGCGAGAACGCGCTGGTGATCGCGCTGGTGGCGCACGCGCCATCCCCGCGCGCCCCAGCCTTCGTGCTGATCGCTAGCCTGGCGCTCGCGGACCTGCTGGCGGGCCTCGGGCTCGTGCTCAACTTCGCCGTGGCGTACGCGGTGGCCGAGCCGGGCGTGGTGTCGCTGCTGTCCGCGGGGCTGCTGATCTCCGCCTTCTCGGCGTCCGTGCTCAACGTGCTCGCCATCACCGTGGACCGCTACCTGTCGCTGTACGGCGCGCTCACCTACCACACGGAGCGCGCCGCCACCTTCACGTACGCAGTGGTGGCGCTGGCGTGGCTCACGAGCGCGCTGCTCGGCGCGCTGCCGGCGCTCGGCTGGAACTGCCTGGAGGATGAGGCCACGTGCAGCGTGTGCCGCCCGGTGAACAAGAGCAACGCGGCGGCGCTCGCCGTCTCCTTCCTGCTCGTCTTCGCGCTCATCCTGCAGCTCTACCTGCAGATCTGCAAGATCGCCTTCCGCCACGCGCAGCAGATCGCCGTGCAGCGCCACTTCATGAGCGCCTCGCACGCCTCGTCCACCACCAAGGGCGTCAGTACGCTCTCGGCCATCCTGGGCACGTTCGCCCTCTGCTGGGTGCCCTTCGCCATGTACTCTCTGGTGGCCGACACGCGCTACCCGGCCGTCTACACGTATGCCACCGCCCTGCCGGCCATCTGCAGCTCCATCTTCAACCCCATCATCTACGCCTTCCGCAACCCGGACATCCAGAGGTCGCTGAGGCTGGCGTGCTGCGGCTGCCTGCCCTACGGCTTCGCCTCGAGGTCCAGGACGCCCAGCGACGTGTAG